A window from Thunnus albacares chromosome 19, fThuAlb1.1, whole genome shotgun sequence encodes these proteins:
- the si:ch211-191i18.2 gene encoding uncharacterized protein si:ch211-191i18.2, with protein MSSLSFLYFYLIGVSLILPLTAVSEAQYYEDYTPAPDYDYENATFEISFFSNSTDDLEKLLKGDEEFTSTENPKDVEGEEVTVTTATTRGATERVNVHSAASLPVHLDFRTLVWTLMILISLNVQQLQHTL; from the exons ATGTccagtttgagttttctgtatttttatctgATTGGAGTCTCACTGATCCTGCCGCTGACTGCTG TGTCTGAGGCTCAGTATTATGAGGACTACACGCCGGCTCCAGACTACGACTACGAAAACGCCACCTTCGAAATCAGCTTCTTCA GTAACAGCACTGATGACCTGGAGAAGCTCCTGAAAGGCGACGAAGAATTCACCAGCACAGAGAATCCAAAGGACGTGGAGGGAGAGGAAGTGACTGTTACCACAGCAACCACCCGAGGAGCCACAGAGAGGGTCAATGTTCATAGCGCTGCATCACTTCCAGTTCATCTG GACTTCAGGACGCTCGTCTGGACTCTGATGATCCTGATCAGCCTGAAcgtccagcagctacaacacaCACTATga